A stretch of the Xiphias gladius isolate SHS-SW01 ecotype Sanya breed wild chromosome 21, ASM1685928v1, whole genome shotgun sequence genome encodes the following:
- the sirt4 gene encoding NAD-dependent protein lipoamidase sirtuin-4, mitochondrial isoform X1 has protein sequence MRLPWWTITLHTAPVRRASSVPAGMLNFVPTCSTTDAHSLDQLQDFVARARRLFVISGAGLSTESGIPDYRSEGVGLYARTDRRPMQHAEFVRSAKSRQRYWARNFVGWPQFSSHQPNSAHKALQQWEEKGKLHWLVTQNVDALHSKAGQKRLTELHGCSHRVTCLGCGAISAREELQRRFVALNPGWKAHAGAVAPDGDVFLEDEQVLHFRVPSCDDCGGILKPDVTFFGDTVKKGTVQFVHSRLAESDAVLVVGSSLQVYSGYRFLLAAGDRKMPVAILNIGPTRADHLAELKVNGRCGEVLSVIHPL, from the exons ATGAGACTGCCATGGTGGACCATCACATTGCACACAGCACCTGTAAGGAGGGCATCCTCTGTCCCTGCAGGTATGTTGAACTTTGTCCCCACCTGCAGCACCACCGATGCCCACTCCCTGGACCAGCTGCAGGACTTTGTGGCCCGAGCCAGACGCCTGTTTGTTATCAGTGGAGCAGGTCTCTCCACCGAGTCGGGCATCCCCGATTATCGCTCAGAGGGTGTTGGACTGTACGCCCGCACTGACAGACGACCCATGCAGCATGCAGAGTTTGTCCGCAGTGCAAAATCCCGCCAGCGCTACTGGGCTAGAAACTTTGTCGGGTGGCCACAGTTCTCCTCCCATCAGCCAAACTCTGCACACAAGGCCCTGCAGCAAtgggaggagaaggggaagCTGCACTGGCTGGTTACACAAAATGTGGACGCTCTCCACTCAAAGGCAGGACAGAAAAGATTGACGGAGCTCCACGGCTGTTCCCACAG GGTGACGTGCCTAGGCTGTGGTGCCATTTCAGCAAGGGAGGAGCTCCAGAGACGATTCGTCGCATTAAACCCAGGCTGGAAGGCTCACGCAGGCGCTGTGGCTCCGGATGGTGATGTCTTCTTGGAGGACGAGCAGGTCCTCCATTTCAGAGTTCCCTCCTGCGACGACTGCGGAGGGATACTGAAGCCTGATGTCACGTTTTTTGGagacactgtgaaaaaaggGACGGTACAGTTTGTGCACAGCAGACTGGCAGAGTCGGACGCGGTGCTAGTCGTGGGTTCTTCGCTACAG GTATATTCAGGATACAGGTTCTTACTGGCAGCAGGTGACAGGAAAATGCCAGTCGCCATCCTGAACATCGGGCCCACGAGAGCCGACCACTTGGCTGAGCTGAAAGTGAACGGCCGCTGTGGTGAAGTGCTGTCAGTCATTCACCCACTCTGA
- the sirt4 gene encoding NAD-dependent protein lipoamidase sirtuin-4, mitochondrial isoform X2, translating into MLNFVPTCSTTDAHSLDQLQDFVARARRLFVISGAGLSTESGIPDYRSEGVGLYARTDRRPMQHAEFVRSAKSRQRYWARNFVGWPQFSSHQPNSAHKALQQWEEKGKLHWLVTQNVDALHSKAGQKRLTELHGCSHRVTCLGCGAISAREELQRRFVALNPGWKAHAGAVAPDGDVFLEDEQVLHFRVPSCDDCGGILKPDVTFFGDTVKKGTVQFVHSRLAESDAVLVVGSSLQVYSGYRFLLAAGDRKMPVAILNIGPTRADHLAELKVNGRCGEVLSVIHPL; encoded by the exons ATGTTGAACTTTGTCCCCACCTGCAGCACCACCGATGCCCACTCCCTGGACCAGCTGCAGGACTTTGTGGCCCGAGCCAGACGCCTGTTTGTTATCAGTGGAGCAGGTCTCTCCACCGAGTCGGGCATCCCCGATTATCGCTCAGAGGGTGTTGGACTGTACGCCCGCACTGACAGACGACCCATGCAGCATGCAGAGTTTGTCCGCAGTGCAAAATCCCGCCAGCGCTACTGGGCTAGAAACTTTGTCGGGTGGCCACAGTTCTCCTCCCATCAGCCAAACTCTGCACACAAGGCCCTGCAGCAAtgggaggagaaggggaagCTGCACTGGCTGGTTACACAAAATGTGGACGCTCTCCACTCAAAGGCAGGACAGAAAAGATTGACGGAGCTCCACGGCTGTTCCCACAG GGTGACGTGCCTAGGCTGTGGTGCCATTTCAGCAAGGGAGGAGCTCCAGAGACGATTCGTCGCATTAAACCCAGGCTGGAAGGCTCACGCAGGCGCTGTGGCTCCGGATGGTGATGTCTTCTTGGAGGACGAGCAGGTCCTCCATTTCAGAGTTCCCTCCTGCGACGACTGCGGAGGGATACTGAAGCCTGATGTCACGTTTTTTGGagacactgtgaaaaaaggGACGGTACAGTTTGTGCACAGCAGACTGGCAGAGTCGGACGCGGTGCTAGTCGTGGGTTCTTCGCTACAG GTATATTCAGGATACAGGTTCTTACTGGCAGCAGGTGACAGGAAAATGCCAGTCGCCATCCTGAACATCGGGCCCACGAGAGCCGACCACTTGGCTGAGCTGAAAGTGAACGGCCGCTGTGGTGAAGTGCTGTCAGTCATTCACCCACTCTGA
- the c21h1orf74 gene encoding UPF0739 protein C1orf74 homolog, which yields MSTQELFVAAARKCLCVGRKSLSLPQSLDLAAQVSAVDLGFKPALLYDSNSASSEKVQQYLSSLQSSQLVSKSLLTLDLNGNTLIVNPVTVRSDLEQVLCESSVAVIDVGHSLEKPTITDLLRVELKSMIQVLLLLLRGFEQLKEAEKPLYVGEKCQEWNLCTVFGLLLGYPVTYWFDQTKSFENCLSMTPLMVTTAAATWQAVPAGHRCCLYSFSVPAVLLEETQSNLEYWRLRLQRRFQQQNVLKDLTVCQTTVTLPSVCL from the coding sequence ATGTCCACTCAGGAGCTCTTTGTTGCTGCAGCTcgtaaatgtctgtgtgttggtaGAAaatctctttcccttcctcagAGTCTGGACCTGGCTGCTCAGGTCTCGGCCGTTGATTTGGGGTTTAAACCCGCTCTGCTGTATGACAGTAACAGCGCCAGTTCGGAAAAGGTGCAGCAGTATTTGAGCTCTTTGCAGTCTTCCCAGCTTGTGTCTAAATCACTTCTCACGTTGGATTTAAATGGAAACACTCTTATAGTTAATCCAGTTACAGTCAGATCAGATCTAGAGCAGGTGCTTTGTGAGAGCAGCGTGGCTGTGATCGATGTCGGCCACTCACTGGAGAAGCCCACCATCACTGACCTGCTCAGAGTAGAGCTGAAGAGCATGATACAAGTTTTACTGCTTCTTCTGAGAGGGTTTGAACAACTGAAGGAGGCTGAGAAACCTCTTTATGTTGGAGAGAAATGTCAAGAATGGAACCTGTGCACAGTATTCGGTCTTTTATTGGGTTACCCCGTCACCTACTGGTTCGATCAGACCAAAAGCTTTGAAAACTGTCTGTCTATGACTCCCCTGATGGTGACTACAGCTGCGGCAACATGGCAGGCAGTCCCCGCAGGTCACAGATGTTGTCTGTACTCTTTCAGCGTCCCGGCTGTTCTGCTCGAAGAGACGCAGTCCAACCTGGAGTACTGGAGGCTTCGTTTACAAAGAAGATTTCAGCAGCAAAATGTCCTAAAGGATCTTACTGTTTGTCAAACCACAGTAACTCTGCCCTCAGTCTGTTTGTGA
- the tomm6 gene encoding mitochondrial import receptor subunit TOM6 homolog, which yields MTGSNGKNGSSPAVMDWIRSACRFATDRNDFRRNLLVNVGLFAAGVWVARNLSDFDLMSPQPVT from the exons ATGACCGGTTCAAACGGTAAAAATGGCTCTTCCCCCGCTGTGATGGACTGGATCCGTTCAGCTTGTCGGTTTGCAACAGACAGAAACGACTTCAGAAG GAATCTTCTGGTCAACGTGGGCTTGTTTGCAGCTGGTGTTTGGGTTGCACGAAATCTCTcagattttgacctgatgtctCCTCAGCCTGTAACATAA
- the LOC120807473 gene encoding ubiquinol-cytochrome-c reductase complex assembly factor 2: MSATRYRRFLKLCEEWPRDETKKGRDLGTFLRQRVASTFREGENTQISDPEKCDQMYESLARINGNIYRQRFPRVRDTSFTGVTVEECKVLLSGSMQQMDEEKKGLWKTLMERFSSKSPEDVPEKAPEK, encoded by the exons ATGTCCGCCACCAGGTATCGTCGGTTCTTGAAGCTGTGTGAGGAGTGGCCCCGGGATGAGACCAAGAAAGGCCGCGATTTGGGGACGTTTCTGCGACAGAGAGTAGCCTCCACCTTCCGTGAGggtgaaaacacacag ATCTCAGATCCAGAGAAATGTGACCAGATGTACGAAAGTTTGGCCCGAATTAACGGCAACATATACAGACAACGA TTTCCTCGTGTAAGAGACACCAGCTTTACTGGTGTTACGGTGGAAGAATGTAAAGTGCTGTTGTCAG GGAGTATGCAACAGATGGACGAGGAAAAAAAGGGTCTGTGGAAGACGTTAATGGAGAGATTCTCCTCCAAATCACCAGAAGACGTTCCAGAGAAAGCTCCTGAAAAATAA
- the tspo gene encoding translocator protein isoform X1: protein MWLPMIGMTALPHLGGLYGGYITRKEVKTWYPTLKKPSWRPPNAAFPVVWTCLYTGMGYGSYLVWKELGGFTEDALVPLGLYGLQLALNWAWTPIFFGAHKLKWALIDIVLLTGTVGATMASWYPINRTATLLMAPYLSWLCLATSLNYCIWRDNREEKEDMCISGSLHPGTTDGNEFTAMSGALNVFCTVPVKQTNEQ, encoded by the exons ATGTGGCTGCCTATGATTGGAATGACCGCCCTGCCACACCTGGGAGGGCTCTACGGCGGTTACATCACACGTAAAGAGGTGAAGACCTGGTACCCTACCCTGAAGAAACCATCGTGGCGCCCACCAAATGCAGCATTCCCTGTAGTGTGGACGTGTCTGTACACAGGCATGGG GTATGGCTCCTACCTGGTGTGGAAAGAGCTGGGAGGTTTCACTGAGGATGCACTGGTTCCACTGGGACTTTATGGGCTGCAACTTGCTCTGAACTGGGCCTGGACTCCTATTTTCTTTGGTGCACACAAGCTGAAATGG GCACTCATTGACATTGTGCTTCTTACTGGGACTGTCGGCGCCACCATGGCGTCTTGGTATCCCATCAACCGCACTGCCACTCTGCTCATGGCGCCGTACCTGTCCTGGCTGTGCCTCGCCACTTCTCTCAACTACTGCATATGGAGAGACAACcgtgaggaaaaagaaga CATGTGCATCAGTGGCAGCCTCCACCCAGGGACTACAGATGGGAATGAGTTTACAGCTATGTCTGGTGCATTAAATGTATTCTGCACAGTCcctgttaaacaaacaaacgagcaataa
- the tspo gene encoding translocator protein isoform X2: MWLPMIGMTALPHLGGLYGGYITRKEVKTWYPTLKKPSWRPPNAAFPVVWTCLYTGMGYGSYLVWKELGGFTEDALVPLGLYGLQLALNWAWTPIFFGAHKLKWALIDIVLLTGTVGATMASWYPINRTATLLMAPYLSWLCLATSLNYCIWRDNREEKEDRATEEIKNFHQVIYHPSSLSYFIFKKCVVKS, encoded by the exons ATGTGGCTGCCTATGATTGGAATGACCGCCCTGCCACACCTGGGAGGGCTCTACGGCGGTTACATCACACGTAAAGAGGTGAAGACCTGGTACCCTACCCTGAAGAAACCATCGTGGCGCCCACCAAATGCAGCATTCCCTGTAGTGTGGACGTGTCTGTACACAGGCATGGG GTATGGCTCCTACCTGGTGTGGAAAGAGCTGGGAGGTTTCACTGAGGATGCACTGGTTCCACTGGGACTTTATGGGCTGCAACTTGCTCTGAACTGGGCCTGGACTCCTATTTTCTTTGGTGCACACAAGCTGAAATGG GCACTCATTGACATTGTGCTTCTTACTGGGACTGTCGGCGCCACCATGGCGTCTTGGTATCCCATCAACCGCACTGCCACTCTGCTCATGGCGCCGTACCTGTCCTGGCTGTGCCTCGCCACTTCTCTCAACTACTGCATATGGAGAGACAACcgtgaggaaaaagaaga cagagccacagaagaGATAAAAAACTTTCATCAGGTTATTTATCATCCAAGTTCActgtcttattttatttttaaaaaatgtgtggtaaaaagctga
- the tspo gene encoding translocator protein isoform X3 — protein sequence MWLPMIGMTALPHLGGLYGGYITRKEVKTWYPTLKKPSWRPPNAAFPVVWTCLYTGMGYGSYLVWKELGGFTEDALVPLGLYGLQLALNWAWTPIFFGAHKLKWALIDIVLLTGTVGATMASWYPINRTATLLMAPYLSWLCLATSLNYCIWRDNREEKEE from the exons ATGTGGCTGCCTATGATTGGAATGACCGCCCTGCCACACCTGGGAGGGCTCTACGGCGGTTACATCACACGTAAAGAGGTGAAGACCTGGTACCCTACCCTGAAGAAACCATCGTGGCGCCCACCAAATGCAGCATTCCCTGTAGTGTGGACGTGTCTGTACACAGGCATGGG GTATGGCTCCTACCTGGTGTGGAAAGAGCTGGGAGGTTTCACTGAGGATGCACTGGTTCCACTGGGACTTTATGGGCTGCAACTTGCTCTGAACTGGGCCTGGACTCCTATTTTCTTTGGTGCACACAAGCTGAAATGG GCACTCATTGACATTGTGCTTCTTACTGGGACTGTCGGCGCCACCATGGCGTCTTGGTATCCCATCAACCGCACTGCCACTCTGCTCATGGCGCCGTACCTGTCCTGGCTGTGCCTCGCCACTTCTCTCAACTACTGCATATGGAGAGACAACcgtgaggaaaaagaagagtaa